A region from the Triticum aestivum cultivar Chinese Spring chromosome 3D, IWGSC CS RefSeq v2.1, whole genome shotgun sequence genome encodes:
- the LOC123079818 gene encoding protein BUD31 homolog 1, whose protein sequence is MPKIKTSRVEYPEGWVLIEPTIRELDAKMREAENDTHDGKRKCEALWPIFRISHQRSRYIYDLFYKRKEISKELYEFCLDQGYADRNLIAKWKKPGYERLCCLRCIQTRDHNFATTCVCRVPKHLREEQVIECVHCGCKGCASGD, encoded by the exons ATGCCTAAGATAAAGACAAGCCGCGTCGAATATCCTGAAGGATGGGTGCTTATTGAACCCACAATCCGTGAGCTGGATGCCAAAATGAGAGAAG CTGAAAACGATACACATGACGGGAAGAGGAAGTGTGAAGCACTCTGGCCAATTTTCCGCATTTCTCATCAAAGAAGCCGTTACATTTATGATCTTTTCTATAAAAGGAAGGAAATATCAAAGGAGCTGTATGAGTTCTGCCTGGACCAGGGTTATGCAGACCGTAATCTGATTGCAAAGTGGAAAAAG CCGGGTTACGAGCGCCTCTGCTGCCTCCGCTGCATCCAGACCCGAGACCACAACTTTGCGACGACGTGCGTGTGCCGGGTCCCCAAGCACCTGAGGGAGGAGCAGGTCATCGAGTGTGTCCACTGTGGCTGCAAGGGATGTGCCAGCGGCGACTAA
- the LOC123079816 gene encoding putative pentatricopeptide repeat-containing protein At1g64310 — MRRKLALLAAAAGGGGALPLSCAKQFHARLIVASPCIPDDLRLRLLRSYAAHGEFASAHRLLDEAPRPASPLLYNAVIRAHSRRLDLPTALALFASMRRSATPPDAHTFACVLRACADCDRPGGAKTLHGIASTSGWSSHPIVGSALVSAYSKFLLVESARHVFDGLREPDLVLWNSMMSGYGYREMWLEGLQLFSAMRRAGEEPDGYSMVSLLSSFWDPEALAFGQAVHGVCIKGGYDSGHHVRSTLVSMYFRCGCVESGQTLFGSLLDADLVTCSSLITGQLQTGKYDESFDLFREMCYFGRRPDSILIASLLSACASTATISYSKEIHCYAVRVGADKDMKVSSSLMDAYAKCGFAELGYLVFRQIPNKNSVMYNMVISNLGSHGFAMKAIEVLDEMVRDKLRPDGATFSALLAACCHAGLLDEGWKLFRRMGDEFHIVVEMQHYVYMVRLLATFNQLKEAYDLIQTMPMPPDCGVWGALLWGCCLHRDSSLGRAVAEKLCELYPDKASYKIMLSNLYASEEMWWDAEEVRTEMLKEDMHKNTGISWVGDTRK; from the coding sequence ATGCGCCGGAAGCtggcgctcctcgccgccgccgccggtggcggcggcgcgctccCTCTCTCGTGCGCGAAGCAGTTCCACGCGCGCCTTATCGTCGCCTCCCCTTGCATCCCCGACGACCTCCGCCTCCGTCTCCTTCGATCCTACGCTGCGCACGGCGAGTTCGCGTCGGCGCACCGCCTGCTCGACGAAGCACCCCGCCCGGCCTCGCCGCTCCTCTACAACGCTGTCATACGCGCCCACTCGCGCCGCCTAGACCTTCCCACTGCTCTCGCGTTATTCGCCAGCATGCGACGCTCCGCCACCCCGCCCGACGCCCACACCTTCGCCTGCGTCCTCCGCGCATGCGCCGACTGTGATCGGCCGGGCGGCGCCAAGACCCTCCATGGTATTGCGTCAACTTCCGGCTGGTCCTCCCACCCAATCGTCGGCAGTGCGCTCGTTAGCGCATATTCAAAGTTCTTGCTCGTGGAGAGTGCTCGCCATGTGTTTGATGGTTTGCGTGAGCCGGACCTGGTTCTCTGGAACTCAATGATGTCCGGGTATGGGTACAGGGAAATGTGGCTTGAGGGGCTTCAACTGTTTTCTGCGATGCGTAGGGCTGGGGAGGAACCAGACGGCTACTCGATGGTCAGCTTGCTCTCATCCTTCTGGGATCCAGAAGCGCTTGCTTTTGGTCAAGCAGTCCATGGAGTGTGTATCAAGGGCGGTTACGATTCTGGCCACCATGTGAGAAGCACACTTGTTAGCATGTACTTCAGGTGCGGCTGCGTGGAATCGGGCCAAACCTTGTTTGGTAGTTTGCTGGATGCGGACTTGGTTACATGTTCTTCActcattacagggcaattgcagaCTGGCAAGTATGATGAGTCATTTGATTTGTTCAGAGAAATGTGCTACTTTGGCAGGAGGCCTGACAGCATCTTGATTGCTAGTCTTCTTTCGGCATGTGCTTCTACAGCCACTATCAGCTACAGCAAGGAGATCCACTGTTATGCAGTCAGGGTTGGTGCTGATAAAGACATGAAAGTCTCATCTTCACTAATGGATGCTTATGCAAAATGTGGTTTTGCTGAGCTGGGATATTTGGTATTCCGCCAAATTCCTAACAAGAACTCAGTCATGTACAATATGGTCATATCAAACCTTGGTTCTCACGGATTTGCGATGAAGGCCATTGAAGTCCTTGATGAGATGGTCCGTGATAAGCTCAGGCCTGATGGTGCTACCTTCTCAGCTTTACTTGCTGCTTGTTGTCATGCAGGACTCCTAGACGAGGGATGGAAGTTGTTTAGGAGAATGGGGGATGAGTTCCACATAGTGGTTGAAATGCAGCATTATGTCTACATGGTGAGGCTTCTTGCAACGTTTAACCAGCTGAAGGAGGCCTATGATCTTATACAGACAATGCCAATGCCACCAGATTGTGGCGTGTGGGGTGCATTACTTTGGGGGTGTTGTCTCCACCGGGATTCCAGCCTTGGTAGGGCAGTTGCTGAAAAGCTCTGTGAGTTGTATCCAGACAAGGCTTCTTACAAGATTATGCTTTCAAACTTGTATGCATCAGAGGAGATGTGGTGGGATGCTGAGGAGGTCAGGACCGAGATGTTGAAAGAAGATATGCACAAGAACACAGGGATAAGTTGGGTTGGGGATACAAGGAAATGA
- the LOC123079817 gene encoding uncharacterized protein isoform X2, translating to MARHSLFFFFFFLALFLQHLHISVGLPGRSLAAATEQWQPMQCDAASLNPSSCSSYLYVTPQGRSLSEIASLFNGSASLTQPIKRRSGSEDLLVRVPCVCGAINDTMSGLFHDTAYKVSPGDTADSINGNFSRLAWNIVAAANKTITVHLLCGCSSTAPEGVVSYTVQPKDTLSNIATLFRSGSREILSLNAGVTDPDFLKEGWILLIPMGVASSSKRKFGGLPIIITVSISAAIMLLFALTIVLRLRRRSLVPNVEVPKKEMERVPSNTSIAILESRYFPSKRIDDIDPFQTERPVIFSLKAVGEATANFDEKRKIGEGGYGMVYLGFIGTHEIAVKMMKDSKSKEFFAELKVLCKVHHINVVELIGYASGEDHLYLVYEYVQNGSLSEHLHDPLLKGHQPLSWTARTQIATDAARGIEYIHDHTKACYVHRDIKTSNILLDEGLRAKVADFGLVKLVERSDEQDCLATRLVGTPGYLPPESVRELHMTTKSDVYAFGVVLAELITGLRALVRDNKEANKTKSLISTMRKAFKSEDVESSLEGIIDPSLKDNYPIEEVCKLVNISMWCLSEDPLDRPEMREIMPMLSRIHLTSIEWEASLGGDAEVFSGVFNGQEYFYVEFMNSSWSNEDEDDVEGVRAYDNYFKLERDAIGNIGFSGYQKCMATMRVLAFDMALDSWDEYLWMTKSTCLEAMIVIVDPIEMESYPEIQATRPTIESPYLTGQLSSRPIRAALPDFRRRSPPQSAYTAARPEWMWWEEVRRRERGELRARRFEALARSRRAASLALSNRKEIATPHLGAVNSLQVDLTEGRYLLSGASDGSAAVFDLKDATEYEAGFIAKHRSILLVDRQHQHGHKFTVSKAIWYPVDTGLFVTASFDNYVKVWDTNSTQVVMDFKMPGKVYSAAMSPIATTHMLIATGSADVQIRLCDIASGAFTHTLSGHHDGIMSLEWSTSSEWILMSGGCDGAIRFWDIRRAGCFLILDQLRSQLGRRPPIIDSTTDNQHQKNLGRSSSSKSYSVQQRTGNHKKQSKGLRKSLTMVRGHTQQKVHPGMSSSQNRKTAHYGAVTGLRTTTDGMHLLSSGSDSRLRLWDIDSGCNTLVNFEAMRLQTSKPLQLAVTDDPSLVFIPCMSSIKAYNTWSGTTFQTFRGHYDHVNCCYYNSQDQELYTGSNDRQILVWSPSTPALTEMEDDDKRQEGFAADEDNWSD from the exons ATGGCCAGAcattccttgttcttcttcttcttcttcctcgccttgTTTCTGCAGCACCTCCACATTAGTGTAGGTTTACCTGGAAGGAGTTTAGCAGCAGCAACAGAGCAATGGCAGCCCATGCAGTGCGACGCTGCGTCGCTCAACCCATCATCGTGCAGCTCGTACCTTTATGTGACTCCTCAAGGGCGCAGCCTGTCCGAGATAGCCTCCCTCTTCAATGGCAGCGCATCTCTCACCCAGCCCATCAAGCGGCGCTCTGGTTCAGAGGACTTGCTGGTCCGTGTGCCGTGCGTGTGTGGTGCAATCAATGACACCATGAGCGGTCTCTTCCATGATACTGCATACAAGGTTAGTCCAGGCGACACGGCTGACAGCATCAACGGTAACTTCAGTAGGCTTGCGTGGAACATTGTTGCTGCAGCAAACAAGACAATCACGGTTCATCTTCTATGTGGCTGTTCCTCCACGGCACCGGAGGGGGTGGTTTCTTACACAGTCCAGCCTAAAGATACACTGAGCAACATCGCAACCTTGTTCAGATCAGGCTCGAGGGAGATCCTAAGCTTGAATGCGGGGGTCACGGATCCTGATTTTCTTAAGGAAGGTTGGATCTTGCTCATCCCGATGGGAGTTGCTAGTTCTTCTAAAAGAA AGTTTGGCGGTTTACCGATCATAATCACAGTATCAATATCAGCTGCAATTATGCTCCTTTTCGCCCTCACCATTGTACTTCGCCTGAGAAGGAGATCTCTGGTGCCCAATGTTGAAGTGCcaaagaaagagatggagagagtTCCCAGCAACACAAGCATAGCTATCCTAGAGAGCCGTTACTTTCCATCCAAGAGGATTGATG ATATTGATCCATTCCAAACGGAGAGGCCTGTGATTTTCAGCCTGAAAGCGGTTGGAGAGGCCACAGCTAACTTTGATGAGAAGAGGAAGATTGGTGAGGGTGGATATGGCATGGTCTACCTAGGTTTCATCGGAACACAT GAGATTGCAGTTAAGATGATGAAAGACAGCAAATCAAAGGAGTTCTTTGCTGAGCTGAAAGTGCTGTGCAAAGTACATCACATAAATGTG GTTGAGTTGATTGGCTATGCTTCTGGGGAGGACCACCTGTACCTTGTTTACGAGTATGTTCAGAATGGATCACTGAGTGAGCATCTCCATGATCCTTTGCTGAAAG GTCATCAACCTCTCTCGTGGACTGCAAGAACGCAGATAGCAACGGATGCTGCACGCGGTATCGAGTACATCCATGACCATACAAAGGCCTGCTATGTGCACCGTGACATCAAAACCAGCAATATTCTGCTAGATGAGGGACTAAGAGCTAAA GTTGCGGATTTTGGGCTGGTAAAGCTAGTTGAGCGCAGTGATGAACAAGATTGCCTGGCAACTCGTTTGGTTGGAACGCCAGGCTACCTTCCACCAGA GTCAGTCCGTGAGCTTCACATGACCACGAAGTCTGACGTCTATGCGTTTGGAGTAGTTCTTGCAGAGCTGATCACCGGTCTCCGTGCACTTGTGCGGGACAATAAGGAAGCTAATAAGACAAAGTCACTTATCTCAACT ATGAGGAAAGCATTCAAATCAGAAGATGTGGAGAGCTCACTGGAGGGAATCATAGATCCCTCCTTGAAGGATAACTACCCCATAGAAGAAGTGTGTAAG CTGGTAAACATTTCGATGTGGTGCTTGAGTGAGGATCCGTTGGACAGGCCTGAGATGAGGGAGATTATGCCAATGCTGTCTCGAATTCATTTGACCTCCATAGAGTGGGAAGCGTCGCTCGGAGGTGACGCCGAAGTCTTTAGTGGTGTTTTCAATG GCCAGGAGTACTTCTATGTCGAGTTCATGAATTCATCTTGGtcgaacgaggatgaagatgatgttgAAG GTGTCAGGGCCTATGATAATTACTTCAAGTTGGAAAGGGATGCTATTGGAAACATTGGGTTTTCTGGTTATCAAAAGTGCATGGCTACTATGAGGGTGCTTGCCTTTGACATGGCCTTAGATTCGTGGGATGAGTACCTCTGGATGACTAAAAGCACATGTCTCGAAGCCATG ATTGTTATAGTCGACCCCATTGAAATGGAATCTTACCCCGAGATTCAGGCGACAAG GCCAACAATTGAGTCCCCCTACCTCACCGGTCAGCTCAGCAGCCGCCCGATTCGCGCCGCCCTCCCCGACTTccgtcgccgttcgccgccgcaGAGCGCATACACGGCGGCGCGCCCTGAGTGGATGTGGTGGGAGGAGGTGAGGAGGAGGGAACGCGGGGAGCTGCGCGCGCGGCGCTTCGAGGCCCTCGCCCGctcgcgccgcgccgcctcgctcgcGCTCTCCAACCGCAAGGAGATCGCGACCCCGCACCTCGGCGCCGTCAACTCCCTCcag GTTGATTTGACAGAGGGGAGGTACCTGCTCTCGGGGGCGTCGGACGGGTCGGCCGCCGTCTTCGATCTGAAGGACGCGACGGAGTACGAGGCCGGGTTCATCGCCAAGCACAGGAGCATTCTGCTCGTGGACAGGCAGCATCAGCATGGCCACAAGTTCACCGTCTCCAAGGCCATCTGGTATCCTGTGGACACCGGGCTGTTCGTCACGGCGTCCTTTGATAACTATGTCAAAGTGTGGGATACCAATTCCACTCAA GTGGTCATGGATTTTAAGATGCCCGGAAAAGTGTACAGTGCTGCAATGTCTCCAATTGCAACAACGCATATGCTCATCGCTACCGGAAGCGCAGACGTTCAGATCCGTTTGTGTGATATTGCTTCCGGAGCCTTTACTCACACGTTGTCCGGTCATCATG ATGGTATCATGTCTTTGGAGTGGTCTACCTCAAGCGAGTGGATCCTAATGAGTGGTGGCTGCGACGGGGCGATACGTTTTTGGGACATAAGACGAGCTGGATGCTTCCTTATCCTTGATCAGTTACGGTCTCAGCTAGGAAGACGGCCTCCCATTATTGATAGCACCACGGACAAC CAGCATCAGAAGAACTTAGGACGTTCATCTTCATCAAAGAGTTACTCGGTTCAGCAGAGGACAGGCAATCATAAGAAGCAGTCCAAAGGACTACGCAAAAGTCTAACCATGGTACGTGGACATACGCAACAGAAAGTGCATCCCGGTATGTCATCCAGTCAAAATCGTAAAACAGCTCATTATGGTGCTGTTACAGGATTAAGAACAACAACAGATGGGATGCACCTTCTTAGCTCAG GATCTGATTCTCGTTTAAGACTCTGGGATATCGATTCAGGCTGCAATACTTTGGTCAATTTTGAAGCCATGCGATTGCAAACTAGCAAGCCACTGCAATTAGCTGTCACTGATGATCCATCACTTGTTTTCATTCCATGCATGTCAAGCATCAAG GCATACAATACATGGTCTGGTACGACATTTCAAACATTCCGTGGGCATTATGACCATGTAAATTGCTGCTACTATAACTCACAAGACCAA GAACTCTATACTGGTAGCAATGATCGACAAATTCTTGTGTGGTCTCCATCGACTCCTGCTTTGACTGAAATG GAAGACGATGACAAGCGGCAAGAGGGTTTTGCAGCTGATGAGGATAACTGGAGTGACTGA
- the LOC123079817 gene encoding WD repeat-containing protein ATCSA-1 isoform X1 has protein sequence MWWEEVRRRERGELRARRFEALARSRRAASLALSNRKEIATPHLGAVNSLQVDLTEGRYLLSGASDGSAAVFDLKDATEYEAGFIAKHRSILLVDRQHQHGHKFTVSKAIWYPVDTGLFVTASFDNYVKVWDTNSTQVVMDFKMPGKVYSAAMSPIATTHMLIATGSADVQIRLCDIASGAFTHTLSGHHDGIMSLEWSTSSEWILMSGGCDGAIRFWDIRRAGCFLILDQLRSQLGRRPPIIDSTTDNHQKNLGRSSSSKSYSVQQRTGNHKKQSKGLRKSLTMVRGHTQQKVHPGMSSSQNRKTAHYGAVTGLRTTTDGMHLLSSGSDSRLRLWDIDSGCNTLVNFEAMRLQTSKPLQLAVTDDPSLVFIPCMSSIKAYNTWSGTTFQTFRGHYDHVNCCYYNSQDQELYTGSNDRQILVWSPSTPALTEMEDDDKRQEGFAADEDNWSD, from the exons ATGTGGTGGGAGGAGGTGAGGAGGAGGGAACGCGGGGAGCTGCGCGCGCGGCGCTTCGAGGCCCTCGCCCGctcgcgccgcgccgcctcgctcgcGCTCTCCAACCGCAAGGAGATCGCGACCCCGCACCTCGGCGCCGTCAACTCCCTCcag GTTGATTTGACAGAGGGGAGGTACCTGCTCTCGGGGGCGTCGGACGGGTCGGCCGCCGTCTTCGATCTGAAGGACGCGACGGAGTACGAGGCCGGGTTCATCGCCAAGCACAGGAGCATTCTGCTCGTGGACAGGCAGCATCAGCATGGCCACAAGTTCACCGTCTCCAAGGCCATCTGGTATCCTGTGGACACCGGGCTGTTCGTCACGGCGTCCTTTGATAACTATGTCAAAGTGTGGGATACCAATTCCACTCAA GTGGTCATGGATTTTAAGATGCCCGGAAAAGTGTACAGTGCTGCAATGTCTCCAATTGCAACAACGCATATGCTCATCGCTACCGGAAGCGCAGACGTTCAGATCCGTTTGTGTGATATTGCTTCCGGAGCCTTTACTCACACGTTGTCCGGTCATCATG ATGGTATCATGTCTTTGGAGTGGTCTACCTCAAGCGAGTGGATCCTAATGAGTGGTGGCTGCGACGGGGCGATACGTTTTTGGGACATAAGACGAGCTGGATGCTTCCTTATCCTTGATCAGTTACGGTCTCAGCTAGGAAGACGGCCTCCCATTATTGATAGCACCACGGACAAC CATCAGAAGAACTTAGGACGTTCATCTTCATCAAAGAGTTACTCGGTTCAGCAGAGGACAGGCAATCATAAGAAGCAGTCCAAAGGACTACGCAAAAGTCTAACCATGGTACGTGGACATACGCAACAGAAAGTGCATCCCGGTATGTCATCCAGTCAAAATCGTAAAACAGCTCATTATGGTGCTGTTACAGGATTAAGAACAACAACAGATGGGATGCACCTTCTTAGCTCAG GATCTGATTCTCGTTTAAGACTCTGGGATATCGATTCAGGCTGCAATACTTTGGTCAATTTTGAAGCCATGCGATTGCAAACTAGCAAGCCACTGCAATTAGCTGTCACTGATGATCCATCACTTGTTTTCATTCCATGCATGTCAAGCATCAAG GCATACAATACATGGTCTGGTACGACATTTCAAACATTCCGTGGGCATTATGACCATGTAAATTGCTGCTACTATAACTCACAAGACCAA GAACTCTATACTGGTAGCAATGATCGACAAATTCTTGTGTGGTCTCCATCGACTCCTGCTTTGACTGAAATG GAAGACGATGACAAGCGGCAAGAGGGTTTTGCAGCTGATGAGGATAACTGGAGTGACTGA
- the LOC123079812 gene encoding uncharacterized protein — MAAPPETTGAPSPPEGEHKGNAGVEVCCFEQSAEDFSRAVRAISELAAGEPEPGFPDAEAERLASSITFLREWKHFNYEPKGISFTYGTGSTSSRDDTHEITLPQFSSASVPQVTHLEDGRDNNTYSSDFVLFAGGNVWSLDWCPRLCDKPSSPVNCEYLAVAAHPPGSSYHKIGMPLIGRGIIQVWCIVAPFEEADTNQSMLAYSNSNRRGRPRKIPNENNPIESSSVPRKPIGRPRKIKLTTGDDRTEPSSLKKPKDHAEPSLKKPRGRPRKYPLSVGKAVDSTKNSGSPGSSFVDPLVTSGVIPGDLALSCAIPSVKSVESAPKKGRGRPRKIPIDKIKCPPDTEWTEDTSRALICCTKPKKKRGRPRKYPLPSSSKHVSGTDTEFERETGYTESNSNLSLVAVDAALPVPSSSLTICGKRSRGRKGRGRPKKETNPCALSSSVVSDVQSQSRETISNDPAHSVENHLPYGHSNLTSELCSISMLRCDGNVHTGPTLEDSSLPMHIAAKSNGEESSGSRRRGRPRRKTLSNTNSCLFVSGTESSKAAATITNSDNPMSLTKSDGEAIASDLASIGSLRCHIGKCNVNMSAASSDATPPTHGLCNANYKEKSSVQQTTPQPNDNVASVQNCKKELIVYTRRRVRGPTKKPASNETCSLALSGDAQKTERTSTYIMPNNNLSSVENPKLLGSSISEDMANEAGLVGCKSALANHEVVEMNDSEAANKVVPVPSENSAQIIVVEDTEVVPSKESSKNDIITCAENSNFSAIPKGIHLPRVVLCLAHNGKVAWDIKWKPPLPNQSEQKSHLGFLAVLLGSGSLEVWEVPSPSMIQKIYSSSSVKGTDPRFLKLQPVFRCAKVKCGNIQSIPLTVDWSPYPHDMILAGCHDGTVALWKFSTDLPSQDSKPFMCVTAESVPIRALSWAPYVSEENTNIFVTAGEDGLKFWDLRDPYRPLWELTTAPRAVLSLHWLKEARGIVISLEDGTLKFLSLPRIANDVPVTGRPFAGTKTQGVSTYQLSEYLIWNVHVSEITGYAAYCVADGTAVRFQLTSRFWEKEPGRNRVPYFLCGSLAEEGTAIKIGGTLQSPPMSNVPLVAKKGPKPCQKVPKAHDTQKEQVLTLTNSEHVDAEPREGRQDGPDKGQETNALALADPLMLENGGTCNVPVDEDTKDFELFPPKAVALHRLRWNMNKGSEKWLCYGGAAGIIRCQRI; from the exons atggccgcgccgccgGAGACGACGGGCGCGCCGTCCCCGCCGGAAGGGGAGCACAAGGGCAACGCGGGCGTCGAGGTCTGCTGCTTCGAGCAATCTGCAGAGGACTTCTCCAGAGCGGTACGCGCCATctcggagctcgccgccggcgagcccgagccGGGTTTCCCCGACGCCGAAGCGGAGCGTCTCGCCTCCTCGATAACGTTCCTCAG AGAATGGAAGCATTTTAATTATGAGCCAAAAGGTATAAGTTTTACTTACGGCACTGGATCAACTTCATCCAGAGATGACACACATGAGATTACCTTACCACAATTCTCTTCTGCATCTGTTCCTCAG GTCACACACTTGGAAGATGGGAGGGATAATAATACATACAG CTCTGACTTCGTTTTATTCGCTGGAGGGAATGTTTGGTCGTTGGACTGGTGCCCGAGGTTGTGCGACAAGCCTTCTTCTCCCGTAAATTGCGAG TATCTTGCTGTTGCTGCTCATCCTCCTGGTTCTTCTTACCATAAAATTGGTATGCCACTGATTGGCAGAGGCATCATTCAAGTTTGGTGTATCGTAGCACCCTTTGAAGAGGCAGATACTAATCAGTCAATGCTTGCATACAGTAACAGCAATCGTAGAGGAAGGCCTAGAAAAATACCAAATGAGAACAATCCAATTGAGAGCTCATCAGTTCCTCGAAAACCAATAGGGAGACCAAGAAAGATAAAACTGACGACTGGGGATGATCGCACAGAACCTAGTAGTCTGAAAAAACCAAAGGATCATGCAGAACCTAGTCTGAAAAAACCAAGGGGCAGACCAAGAAAATATCCACTGTCAGTTGGCAAAGCGGTAGATTCAACAAAAAATAGTGGAAGTCCAGGTTCTAGTTTTGTTGACCCTCTTGTCACTTCAGGAGTTATTCCAGGCGATCTTGCATTATCTTGTGCTATACCATCTGTGAAGTCTGTGGAATCAGCTCCAAAAAAAGGTAGGGGCCGACCTAGGAAAATCCCAATTGACAAAATAAAGTGTCCGCCTGACACTGAATGGACAGAAGATACCTCTAGAGCTCTAATATGCTGTACGAAACCAAAGAAAAAGAGGGGGAGGCCCCGGAAATATCCACTCCCAAGCAGCAGCAAGCATGTTTCTGGCACTGATACTGAATTTGAAAGAGAAACTGGATACACAGAGTCTAATTCTAATTTAAGTCTTGTTGCAGTTGATGCAGCATTACCAGTTCCATCTTCATCTCTTACAATTTGTGGGAAAAGATCAAGAGGTCGGAAGGGTAGAGGACGACCTAAAAAGGAAACAAATCCTTGTGCACTTTCTTCGTCAGTGGTTTCTGATGTCCAATCGCAGAGTAGGGAGACCATTTCAAATGATCCAGCACACTCTGTTGAGAATCATTTGCCATATGGACACTCTAACTTGACAAGTGAGCTTTGTTCGATTAGCATGCTAAGATGTGATGGCAATGTGCACACAGGCCCCACTTTAGAAGATTCCTCGTTGCCTATGCATATTGCAGCTAAATCAAATGGCGAGGAGTCAAGTGGTAGTAGGAGACGAGGACGGCCTAGAAGGAAGACACTTTCAAATACAAACAGTTGTTTATTTGTTTCTGGTACCGAGTCCTCAAAGGCGGCTGCTACAATTACCAATTCGGACAATCCCATGTCTTTGACCAAGAGTGACGGTGAAGCTATAGCAAGCGATCTTGCTTCAATTGGTTCGTTGAGGTGTCATATAGGAAAGTGCAATGTCAATATGAGTGCTGCATCATCTGATGCCACACCACCAACACATGGCTTGTGTAATGCAAATTACAAGGAAAAATCAAGTGTCCAGCAGACAACTCCCCAGCCAAATGATAATGTGGCCTCAGTCCAAAATTGCAAGAAGGAATTAATTGTCTACACCAGAAGGCGTGTACGAGGACCTACAAAGAAACCTGCTTCAAATGAGACCTGCTCACTGGCTCTTAGTGGTGATGCGCAGAAGACGGAGAGAACCTCCACGTATATCATGCCAAATAATAATTTGTCTTCTGTTGAGAATCCCAAGCTACTGGGTTCATCTATAAGTGAAGACATGGCTAATGAGGCTGGTTTGGTTGGATGTAAGAGTGCACTTGCTAACCATGAAGTTGTGGAAATGAATGATAGTGAAGCTGCCAACAAAGTTGTGCCTGTTCCTTCTGAAAACAGTGCCCAGATCATTGTTGTGGAAGATACAGAAGTAGTTCCATCCAAAGAATCAAGTAAAAATGATATTATTACTTGTGCAGAAAACTCAAACTTTTCTGCAATCCCCAAAGGCATTCATCTACCAAGGGTCGTCTTGTGTTTAGCTCATAACGGCAAAGTTGCTTGGGACATCAAATGGAAGCCTCCTTTACCAAATCAGTCAGAACAAAAATCACATTTGGGTTTTCTTGCAGTACTGTTGGGAAGTGGCTCACTTGAAGT ATGGGAAGTTCCATCTCCAAGCATGATCCAGAAAATATATTCCTCTTCTTCAGTGAAGGGCACCGATCCTCGCTTTCTGAAGCTGCAACCTGTATTTAGATGTGCTAAAGTTAAGTGCGGAAACATACAGAG CATTCCCTTGACAGTTGATTGGTCGCCTTATCCTCATGATATGATACTGGCAGGATGTCACGATGGAACG GTTGCTTTATGGAAGTTCTCTACAGACTTGCCATCACAAG ATTCAAAACCTTTTATGTGTGTCACTGCTGAATCTGTTCCCATCAGAGCCCTCTCGTGGGCACCATATGTAAG TGAGGAAAACACAAATATCTTCGTCACTGCTGGAGAGGATGGCCTAAAATTCTGGGATTTAAG AGATCCATACCGTCCTCTGTGGGAACTAACCACTGCCCCAAGGGCTGTTTTAAGTCTTCATTGGTTAAAGGAGGCTAG AGGTATTGTCATCTCACTGGAAGATGGCACATTGAAGTTCCTCAGCCTACCTAGAATTGCCAATGATGTTCCAGTCACCGGAAGGCCATTTGCTGGGACTAAAACCCAGGGTGTTTCTACTTATCAATTGTCAGAATATTTGATATGGAATGTCCATGTCTCAGAAATTACCG GTTATGCAGCTTATTGTGTGGCAGATGGTACTGCTGTGCGCTTCCAG CTTACTTCGAGATTCTGGGAGAAGGAACCTGGGAGGAACCGTGTGCCCTATTTCCTTTGTGGTTCGCTAGCAGAGGAGGGGACAGCCATTAAGATTGGTGGAACATTACAAAGCCCTCCTATGTCAAATGTTCCTCTGGTTGCAAAAAAGGGCCCAAAACCATGCCAAAAAGTACCTAAAGCCCACGATACACAAAAAGAGCAAGTACTAACCCTCACCAACTCAG AACATGTAGATGCAGAACCCAGAGAGGGCCGACAAGATGGGCCTGATAAAGGCCAAGAGACTAATGCTCTGGCTTTAGCCGATCCTCTAATGCTAGAGAATGGTGGCACATGCAACGTCCCAGTTGATGAAGACACTAAAGACTTTGAGCTCTTCCCTCCCAAAGCTGTAGCGCTGCATCGACTGAGATGGAATATGAACAAAGGCAGCGAGAAATGGTTATGCTACGGAGGCGCCGCAGGCATCATCCGTTGTCAGAGGATCTAA